The region TTAATTTAATCAAAAAAGAGACTTCTGATATTTTATTTTGTCTTTCCACAAACGGGCTTTTGCTTCCTGATTATGCAAATGAAATAATAGATATCGGGATAACACACTTGACTATTACAATTAATACTGTTGATGAAAGGTTAATTCCCCTTATATATGAAAAAATACATTACAGAGGCGAAAATATTTCTCTTAAAAAATCCGGCAGTATCTTAATACAAAACCAACTTTCAGGATTAAAAAAGATTTCTTCGGCAGGATTGACTTGCAAGGTTAATATTCTTTGCCTTGAAGGAATCAATGACAGCCATGTAGAAAAAGTCGTCAAAACTGTTAAAAGACATGGTGCCTTTATAACAAACATAACTAAGCTGATTCCTGCAAAAGATTCTAAATTTGAAAATACGGCTCCGATTAATGATAAAAAGCTTGTAGAAATCAGAAAAAAATGTTCTGTTTATCTAAAACAAATGTACCATTGCAAACAATGCAGAGCGGATTCTGTAGGGCTTTTAAACCAGGATCAATAAGATTCTTGTTTATGCTAAAACAGCATTAAGTTCTTCGACAAGTTTGTCAGGATCAAGACCATGAACTTTTGCGCCCGCTTCAAGGTTTTCAAATCTTGCTGCCGCACATCCGATACATCCAAGTCCGTTGCGAGCAAAAACTTCTATTGTTTCAGGATAATTTTGTACAATTTCTAATATGCTCATTTCTTTTGTAATTATTTTTTCTTCAGACATAGCTTTTCCTTTCTTCTTTACCACTGCCAAAAATTATATTATAAAAAAATGTTACAAATGTTACAAAAATGAAAGTTTTTATTAAAGTTTTTATTATAAAAGCCGATATAAAAATTAAGAGATATCCACTTAATGTGGGTAATCCCAAAAACCCTCCTCCCCATATCTAGTAGCCGCCCAAAAAAGCGGCCTTTTTTTTGCTTAAATTTATATTTTTAACAATATCAGCTATTAGATATAAACCCTTGTAAACAAATCAATAATTTGCTTTTCATCCGCTGTTAGCAATGGTTTATCCTTGTTCAAAATCAAATAAAAATCATTAAGATTAAATTTGCTAAAATCCGATAATTCACTAATTGTCAAAGGATTTTCGGATTTAAAGGTTAGTATTTTAACAATTTTTGCAAGGTTAATTTCAAAAAATTTATCAATAATTTTACTGTCAAAATGATTATCAGCATCATTTTTTAAAATATCTAATACCTGATTAAATGCCATTCTTTCTCTATAATGTCTTTGCGAGGTTATAGCATCAAACACATCTGCAATAGCTATTATTCTGCTTCCCAAAGGAATATCTGTTCCTGAAATACCTGTATAATACC is a window of bacterium DNA encoding:
- a CDS encoding radical SAM protein; protein product: MEELNKNHPCFSEEKSKKYSRIHLPVAYDCNIQCNYCNRKYDCANESRPGVTSKILTPKEACKFFIKTKKTIENLSVVGFAGPGDSLANFDKVKETINLIKKETSDILFCLSTNGLLLPDYANEIIDIGITHLTITINTVDERLIPLIYEKIHYRGENISLKKSGSILIQNQLSGLKKISSAGLTCKVNILCLEGINDSHVEKVVKTVKRHGAFITNITKLIPAKDSKFENTAPINDKKLVEIRKKCSVYLKQMYHCKQCRADSVGLLNQDQ
- a CDS encoding DUF1858 domain-containing protein codes for the protein MSEEKIITKEMSILEIVQNYPETIEVFARNGLGCIGCAAARFENLEAGAKVHGLDPDKLVEELNAVLA